In Mongoliitalea daihaiensis, one DNA window encodes the following:
- a CDS encoding glycosyltransferase family 2 protein: protein MIKKEYYRKSLFQEGAQLNSIQIAEIEQLEKKLNQSFLKIALNFGYLSRRNWKQSLVKYGVDLYQFDYKNLSAIPKKDIVTKHLHQFLDALIFPIDQEENKLHVVLSDPSDGININRIEILLGQKIDSFEIAEDLDILKALHVTYGEEFLDKAVFGIYDSDRESCAIETFTKRQLFFLGGIFLTGLALFFFFPIGTAIIINLILNLLLLISISFKFLLTLYGSKFEVARKIKPEELDGITDEELPFYTILLPVFKESEVIHKLVYNLKNLDYPLEKLDIKLLIESDDEMTYNAVKNMNFPCVFEPVIIPYAQPKTKPKACNYGLYFSKGKYLTIYDAEDIPDNNQLKLVYALFKKLSPEYVVVQCALNYFNKKENVLTRLFTLEYSYWFDYMLPGLDNLDVPIPLGGTSNHFRFDKLMELGGWDGFNVTEDADLGLRAYAKSYKVTVLDSTTLEEANNDFFNWIRQRSRWIKGYMQTYLVHMRNPLQLLRKVGLKGFLGFQFFIGGTFFTFLVYPILLLFLLFILFLYSGLLDTMVFWSDQPISEPMLEYIQLFFPDWLVVISVFNFAVGNLMMIYVNMIAVFRRKAYSLMLFALINPFYWLMHSISAYKGLIQLITKPFYWEKTNHGLTKATKGPVQ, encoded by the coding sequence ATGATAAAAAAGGAATATTACAGGAAATCCTTATTTCAAGAGGGAGCTCAACTCAACTCTATTCAAATTGCTGAAATTGAGCAATTAGAAAAAAAGTTGAACCAAAGCTTTTTGAAAATCGCGCTGAATTTCGGATACCTCAGTAGGCGAAACTGGAAACAATCCTTGGTGAAGTATGGGGTAGACTTGTATCAATTTGATTATAAAAATCTATCTGCTATTCCTAAAAAAGATATTGTTACAAAACATTTACATCAGTTTTTAGACGCATTGATTTTCCCTATAGATCAGGAGGAAAACAAGCTTCATGTTGTTTTATCAGATCCATCTGATGGAATCAACATCAATCGGATAGAGATCTTATTGGGACAAAAAATCGATAGTTTTGAAATTGCCGAAGACTTGGATATTTTAAAGGCACTCCATGTGACCTATGGAGAAGAATTTCTGGATAAAGCAGTTTTTGGAATCTATGACAGCGATCGAGAAAGTTGTGCTATCGAAACATTTACAAAAAGACAGCTATTTTTTTTAGGTGGAATATTTTTGACTGGATTAGCATTATTTTTTTTCTTTCCCATTGGAACAGCCATTATCATTAATCTCATTTTAAATCTCTTATTGCTGATATCGATTTCGTTCAAGTTTCTATTGACATTGTATGGGTCAAAGTTTGAAGTTGCCCGGAAGATCAAACCAGAAGAATTAGATGGAATCACTGACGAGGAACTGCCTTTCTATACCATCCTTCTTCCTGTATTTAAGGAATCAGAAGTCATCCATAAATTGGTGTACAATCTCAAAAATTTAGATTATCCTCTAGAAAAACTAGACATCAAGTTATTGATCGAATCAGATGATGAGATGACTTACAATGCGGTGAAAAACATGAATTTCCCCTGTGTTTTTGAGCCAGTAATTATTCCCTATGCACAACCCAAAACCAAACCCAAAGCGTGTAATTATGGCTTATACTTTAGCAAAGGTAAATACTTAACCATTTACGATGCGGAAGATATTCCCGACAATAATCAGTTGAAGCTTGTTTACGCACTTTTCAAAAAGCTAAGCCCTGAATATGTAGTTGTACAATGTGCCCTCAACTATTTCAATAAAAAAGAGAATGTCCTTACACGATTATTTACACTAGAATATTCCTACTGGTTTGATTATATGCTACCAGGATTGGATAACCTAGATGTGCCTATTCCTCTTGGCGGAACCTCCAATCATTTTCGTTTTGATAAGTTAATGGAACTTGGGGGCTGGGATGGCTTTAATGTGACAGAAGATGCGGATTTAGGACTTCGTGCCTATGCCAAATCCTACAAAGTTACTGTATTGGATTCGACGACCCTCGAAGAGGCAAACAATGACTTCTTTAACTGGATTCGGCAACGTTCCCGATGGATCAAGGGCTATATGCAGACCTATTTGGTCCATATGCGCAATCCTTTACAATTGCTTAGAAAAGTAGGATTAAAAGGATTCTTAGGGTTTCAATTCTTCATTGGCGGAACATTTTTTACATTTTTAGTATATCCTATTCTATTACTTTTCCTGCTATTTATCCTGTTCCTATACTCAGGATTATTGGATACGATGGTGTTTTGGAGTGACCAACCAATCAGTGAACCGATGTTAGAATATATTCAATTATTTTTTCCAGATTGGCTCGTAGTTATCTCTGTTTTTAATTTTGCTGTTGGAAACCTCATGATGATCTATGTCAATATGATTGCAGTTTTTAGAAGAAAAGCCTATTCCTTGATGCTTTTCGCTCTCATCAATCCTTTCTATTGGCTGATGCATTCTATTTCAGCCTATAAAGGGCTCATTCAATTAATTACCAAGCCATTTTACTGGGAAAAAACCAATCACGGTCTTACCAAAGCTACTAAAGGTCCTGTCCAATGA
- a CDS encoding cellulose biosynthesis cyclic di-GMP-binding regulatory protein BcsB: MKVIPSIFLLLVFLTIIPHIGVSEAIKRPLSEFGYPRQTIVYGQKNGAIFFIKEDPLRDYSKSGIHLELMVSPLIDKSKSTILLKLADSPVMSLALENYGDTIHVFVPFKQNAAQFGFIKLSIEPNLWYPILDCMDIDQKTVWMKVTENSFLEDHTLPPPTTQTKWTLGSFMPSVQKLLVSKKSFQENLSAISKIHYYYQTTYGKNLQLQYLEDSSPLDYYHAVIVGSLAAIQDEIPEVLQTVKPLQSSGLSIHTFEYLDSIRKEQVFLNSLIFSGNNPEELESLIYSLFNDAGESFLLSDSFQLIEENIMKEPYQFLTKSSYTLGELGLDEQVISGKGRIRKNLTLPEFISKPSLNKLGMNISVVHKPIEKGEQAYLNIFLNNKLIQTYKLNETGRLERKINPIKAQFGTGNYLGFEFIYIPSEGMCDPESPDFYAHILPYDTDIQLNYHRKIAETLHAFPANFHNKSVHLVYDMEASLSDIPKISKIIGLLNVRDVNLLGHYLPSIIPLDKATLQTSNNSNYIFLSNSPNNWNEISGTYPHVLFSDQQLVYRSEQLDRFFEFYQGSALDYVQLYNNGGSKFLQFNLQNNQDDSFDRLLDGFRDQFLTNTGNVMTANTDQYFFFDLNQTELKKQQAENRVRFESYWNTYRILIISLLIGLSIILLMYIYKKSRIAQKSIEDARK; the protein is encoded by the coding sequence ATGAAAGTAATTCCATCCATCTTCTTACTCTTAGTTTTCCTGACAATCATCCCTCATATTGGCGTATCGGAAGCAATCAAAAGGCCCCTGAGTGAGTTTGGCTATCCTAGACAAACAATCGTTTATGGTCAAAAAAATGGAGCAATATTTTTTATAAAAGAAGATCCATTGAGGGATTATTCCAAAAGTGGCATTCATTTGGAATTAATGGTTTCTCCATTAATTGATAAAAGTAAGAGTACGATCTTACTAAAACTTGCAGACTCCCCCGTAATGTCTCTTGCGCTGGAAAATTATGGAGATACTATTCATGTTTTTGTTCCATTTAAGCAAAATGCAGCACAATTTGGTTTTATCAAATTAAGTATAGAACCCAATCTCTGGTATCCAATCTTAGATTGTATGGATATTGATCAAAAAACAGTTTGGATGAAGGTTACTGAAAATTCCTTCTTAGAAGATCACACATTGCCTCCGCCAACCACACAGACAAAATGGACCTTGGGGTCTTTTATGCCAAGTGTCCAAAAACTGCTGGTTTCCAAAAAAAGCTTTCAAGAAAACCTATCCGCAATCAGTAAAATCCATTATTATTATCAAACCACCTACGGAAAAAACCTTCAACTTCAATACTTGGAAGATTCCAGTCCTTTAGATTACTACCATGCAGTAATTGTAGGGTCCTTAGCTGCGATCCAAGATGAAATACCAGAGGTCTTACAAACAGTCAAACCTCTCCAATCTTCAGGCCTTAGCATCCATACCTTTGAGTATCTTGACTCCATAAGGAAAGAGCAGGTATTTTTAAATTCCTTGATTTTTTCGGGGAACAATCCAGAAGAGCTAGAGTCATTGATATACTCATTATTTAATGATGCAGGCGAAAGCTTCCTTCTTTCTGACTCCTTTCAACTTATTGAAGAGAACATCATGAAGGAACCTTATCAATTTTTGACCAAAAGTAGCTATACATTAGGTGAGCTAGGCTTAGATGAGCAGGTAATCAGTGGCAAAGGTAGAATTCGAAAAAATCTCACATTACCCGAATTTATCTCTAAACCATCCCTCAACAAACTGGGAATGAATATTTCAGTAGTACATAAACCTATTGAAAAGGGAGAACAAGCTTATTTAAATATTTTTCTCAATAACAAGCTCATTCAAACCTATAAACTTAACGAAACAGGAAGGCTAGAAAGAAAAATAAATCCAATTAAAGCTCAATTTGGTACTGGCAATTATCTTGGATTTGAGTTTATCTACATACCTAGTGAAGGTATGTGCGATCCAGAAAGCCCTGATTTTTATGCGCATATACTTCCGTATGATACCGATATACAGCTAAATTATCATCGAAAAATCGCTGAAACACTTCATGCATTCCCAGCTAATTTTCATAATAAATCTGTTCACCTAGTCTATGATATGGAGGCCTCACTTTCGGACATTCCAAAAATTTCAAAAATTATAGGCTTACTAAATGTTCGTGATGTTAACTTGCTAGGACACTACCTACCATCAATTATTCCTTTGGACAAGGCAACACTTCAAACATCAAACAACTCCAACTATATCTTTTTATCCAATTCACCTAATAACTGGAATGAAATTAGTGGAACGTATCCACATGTTTTGTTTTCTGATCAACAACTCGTGTATAGATCGGAACAACTTGACAGGTTTTTTGAATTTTACCAAGGAAGTGCATTAGATTATGTTCAGCTCTACAATAATGGAGGCTCCAAATTCTTACAGTTTAATTTACAGAATAATCAAGATGATTCATTTGATCGACTTTTAGATGGCTTTAGGGATCAGTTTCTTACCAATACTGGAAATGTTATGACCGCCAATACGGATCAATACTTCTTTTTTGACTTAAATCAGACAGAACTCAAAAAACAACAAGCTGAAAACAGAGTCAGGTTTGAGTCTTATTGGAATACCTATCGCATTCTAATCATCAGTTTATTGATTGGGTTGAGCATCATACTCCTCATGTATATTTACAAAAAATCTCGAATCGCTCAAAAATCCATAGAAGATGCACGCAAATAA
- a CDS encoding sensor histidine kinase, which produces MHFTTKINPQIPQDLQDRFQKKAWDAANYVYWGTLSILLGLFILEFFLLKSIWTTTLYIKVILVAFSFISYFSIRKVSKTPNALVLIFLMLFTVYCFTIIHQVSNFSVTFYFCLLALVLSVANYLMLWNSTFSLMEISFTVLVFLLFQYLDGFEHFGEYMQLGGYTFFSFILITSFIPDARKRNYLLNLERELKKQTVVDKLSIEVNSLQLQMEELQQSQKIDNEKEKILRHDLKNKINNIIGLSQLIDGSEMQEEDQMYIQLLKDVSTDLLKYADNLYNNNENKLDLPLKIMLEPVNVFALLKKTKNEIQAKLETKGVDLVLPEKEINTYILADFLVMNNVLENIFNYLIRWSDPGQRIEIEIMKPLDHIRIEVHAPSTSITVEELNNLFKPIENFEFKSSFDAPKGLGLQIAKSMTEKIGGYFKYQKDLKGGVTFKLEFKSTQIQEL; this is translated from the coding sequence ATGCACTTCACCACCAAAATAAATCCACAAATCCCTCAAGATTTACAAGACCGGTTCCAAAAAAAAGCTTGGGATGCCGCGAATTATGTATACTGGGGCACTTTGAGTATTCTTCTAGGCTTATTCATCTTAGAGTTTTTCTTGCTGAAATCCATCTGGACAACCACCCTTTATATCAAAGTAATTTTAGTTGCCTTTAGCTTTATTTCATATTTCAGCATCCGGAAAGTGAGCAAAACACCCAACGCTCTGGTGTTGATATTCTTAATGCTATTTACAGTATATTGTTTTACTATTATCCATCAAGTATCCAACTTTAGTGTGACATTTTATTTTTGTCTTTTGGCCTTAGTCTTGAGTGTAGCAAATTATTTAATGCTTTGGAATTCGACTTTTTCACTCATGGAAATTTCATTTACAGTACTTGTCTTTCTCTTATTCCAGTATTTAGATGGCTTCGAACATTTTGGGGAATACATGCAGCTAGGTGGCTACACATTTTTTTCCTTCATTTTAATTACCTCCTTTATTCCAGATGCAAGGAAAAGAAATTACCTCCTAAATTTAGAACGTGAGCTTAAAAAGCAAACCGTTGTTGACAAATTAAGTATTGAAGTCAATAGTTTACAACTACAGATGGAAGAGCTTCAACAAAGTCAAAAAATCGACAATGAAAAAGAAAAGATCCTTAGACATGACCTAAAAAACAAAATTAATAACATTATAGGATTATCTCAGCTAATTGATGGCTCTGAGATGCAAGAAGAAGATCAAATGTACATTCAATTATTGAAGGATGTAAGTACCGATCTTTTAAAATATGCAGATAACCTGTATAATAATAATGAAAATAAATTAGACCTTCCTTTAAAAATAATGCTTGAGCCGGTCAATGTCTTTGCCTTATTGAAAAAGACCAAAAACGAAATTCAAGCTAAATTAGAAACCAAAGGAGTTGATTTAGTTTTACCTGAAAAAGAAATCAACACCTACATTTTAGCTGACTTTTTAGTCATGAATAATGTATTGGAAAACATTTTTAACTACTTAATTAGATGGTCTGACCCCGGGCAGCGGATTGAAATTGAAATTATGAAACCATTGGACCATATACGGATTGAGGTCCATGCACCATCCACTTCCATCACCGTGGAAGAATTGAATAATCTCTTTAAACCTATAGAAAACTTTGAATTCAAATCGAGTTTTGATGCACCAAAAGGACTCGGTTTACAAATTGCGAAAAGTATGACTGAAAAAATCGGGGGCTACTTCAAGTATCAAAAGGATTTGAAGGGTGGAGTTACTTTCAAATTAGAATTTAAATCCACACAAATCCAAGAGTTATGA
- the leuB gene encoding 3-isopropylmalate dehydrogenase yields MEMKIALLPGDGIGPEVIAQAVKVVEAVAKKFGHQVSFEEAPVGAAAIDLVGDPYPDATHEVCLRADAVLFGAIGDPKYDNDPKAKVRPEQGLLRMRQKLGLFANVRPTFTFPSLIHKSPLKLERVEGVDFVFFRELTGGIYFGEPRGRNEQGTKAFDTNVYSKEEIARLARMGFQAAQKRRKHLTCVDKANVLATSRLWRETVQEIAPEYPDVKVEYEFVDAVAMRLIQWPKAYDVLITENLFGDILTDEASVISGSMGLMPSASVGTENKLFEPIHGSYPQAAGKDIANPLATVLSAAMMFEYAFGLKAEADAIAAVVNASLEAGVVTEDIADGGNVYKTSEVGDWLAANL; encoded by the coding sequence ATGGAAATGAAAATCGCATTACTGCCGGGTGACGGCATCGGTCCTGAAGTTATTGCTCAGGCAGTAAAAGTAGTGGAGGCAGTAGCCAAGAAATTTGGTCATCAAGTAAGTTTTGAAGAAGCGCCTGTTGGTGCCGCTGCCATTGATTTGGTGGGGGATCCCTATCCAGATGCTACCCATGAAGTATGTCTTCGAGCAGATGCAGTATTGTTTGGAGCTATAGGAGACCCTAAATATGACAATGATCCGAAGGCTAAAGTGAGACCGGAGCAAGGCTTGCTTCGCATGCGTCAGAAACTGGGTTTATTTGCCAATGTACGACCCACATTCACGTTCCCTTCCCTCATTCATAAATCACCTTTGAAGCTTGAGCGGGTAGAGGGGGTGGACTTTGTCTTTTTTAGAGAGTTGACTGGAGGGATTTATTTTGGTGAGCCAAGGGGAAGAAATGAACAAGGAACTAAGGCTTTTGATACCAATGTCTATTCTAAAGAAGAAATTGCCCGATTGGCCCGTATGGGTTTTCAGGCAGCTCAGAAGCGTAGAAAGCATCTAACGTGTGTGGATAAGGCGAATGTATTGGCGACATCCCGCTTGTGGAGGGAAACTGTACAGGAGATAGCTCCAGAATATCCAGATGTAAAGGTTGAATATGAGTTTGTGGATGCAGTAGCCATGCGCTTAATTCAGTGGCCAAAGGCATACGATGTATTGATTACAGAAAATCTCTTTGGAGACATATTGACAGATGAAGCTTCTGTGATTTCTGGTTCCATGGGTTTGATGCCATCAGCATCTGTGGGGACGGAGAATAAGTTGTTTGAACCTATCCATGGTTCTTATCCTCAAGCAGCAGGAAAAGATATTGCCAATCCATTGGCTACGGTGCTTTCAGCGGCGATGATGTTTGAATATGCATTTGGATTGAAGGCAGAAGCGGATGCAATAGCTGCCGTGGTGAATGCTTCACTAGAGGCCGGTGTAGTGACAGAAGATATTGCTGACGGCGGCAATGTCTACAAGACCTCTGAGGTAGGGGATTGGTTGGCGGCTAATTTATAG
- the truA gene encoding tRNA pseudouridine(38-40) synthase TruA → MQNKPFIYRFPIQYLGLRYAGWAKQNNAKTVQGTLERCIRYVLGHEQFRTLGASRTDAGVSANQAFFCLYVASEIENIGSFHEAINRNLPPDIRVGEGRVVDASFNIIQDVASKEYHYHVAYGEKFHPFHAGTLSFFPEDLAVEEMKEAIKIFIGKHDFRRFCSADKVSDSYEREILHAEVLHHPLAGIDDFPKKSLLIKLRGAGFLRYQIRIMVQALVDLGAGKVSKEGLKDALKSLEKSPITQAAPANGLVLFKVEFKT, encoded by the coding sequence ATGCAAAATAAACCATTCATTTACCGCTTTCCCATTCAATACCTAGGACTCCGATATGCAGGTTGGGCCAAGCAAAACAATGCGAAAACAGTGCAGGGTACCTTGGAACGGTGTATTCGATATGTATTGGGGCATGAACAATTCCGGACCTTGGGAGCGAGCAGGACAGATGCTGGGGTTTCGGCTAATCAAGCTTTTTTCTGTTTGTATGTAGCCTCAGAAATTGAAAATATTGGGAGTTTTCACGAAGCGATTAATCGTAATCTACCTCCTGATATTCGAGTAGGGGAAGGCAGGGTAGTGGATGCTTCCTTCAATATCATTCAGGATGTAGCTAGTAAAGAATACCACTATCACGTGGCTTATGGGGAAAAATTTCATCCATTTCATGCGGGTACGCTTAGTTTCTTTCCAGAAGATTTAGCAGTAGAGGAAATGAAAGAAGCTATTAAAATCTTTATTGGGAAGCACGATTTTAGACGATTTTGTTCAGCAGATAAGGTTAGCGATAGCTATGAGCGTGAGATTTTACATGCAGAAGTCCTCCATCATCCCTTGGCGGGAATTGATGATTTTCCAAAAAAATCCCTATTAATCAAACTTAGGGGTGCTGGTTTTTTGCGTTATCAAATCCGGATTATGGTACAGGCTTTGGTAGATTTAGGAGCTGGGAAAGTAAGTAAAGAAGGTCTCAAGGATGCCTTGAAAAGTTTAGAGAAATCCCCAATTACTCAAGCTGCACCGGCGAATGGATTGGTACTATTTAAAGTAGAGTTTAAGACTTAG
- a CDS encoding glycoside hydrolase family 5 protein: protein MSRLLFCWVCLIGNYPLQAQENKPLPKIEGMNLTGLERVWDRPVFRFKNVKKQLVSVQKQGISAVRMPLAFEYWFACDPSFEKKLKKVIDFSVKNDLVLVLSFFDHGLAEHSFKEDSKRLLYFWKKVLQVIGSNSQGIYLEIVNEPNLSPTSWEQVAIELISGIRAENSQIPIIVGATNSNSMFELSRMEPFPFEGLIYTFHYYEPYIFTHQGTEWTGNQHATMGIPYPFQKGRMPDLDKKAMHTAAEVNFRDYERTGNLLAVEDKISQIADWARRHRVQLWCTEYGVTINADERSRINYLEDVHKTLEKYQIPAFVWEWEGNFGVKELLETKN from the coding sequence TTGTCGCGACTCTTATTTTGTTGGGTTTGTTTGATTGGAAACTACCCTTTGCAGGCCCAAGAAAACAAACCTCTCCCTAAGATAGAAGGGATGAATCTTACAGGCCTAGAGCGTGTATGGGATCGGCCTGTCTTTCGATTCAAAAATGTAAAAAAGCAATTGGTATCAGTACAGAAACAGGGAATTTCAGCAGTAAGGATGCCATTAGCTTTCGAGTATTGGTTTGCTTGTGATCCTAGTTTTGAGAAAAAACTGAAGAAAGTGATTGATTTCAGTGTAAAAAATGACCTCGTACTAGTATTATCTTTTTTTGATCATGGGTTAGCTGAGCATTCTTTCAAAGAAGATTCCAAGCGACTCCTATATTTTTGGAAAAAGGTGTTGCAGGTAATTGGATCAAATTCACAGGGGATCTATTTAGAAATAGTCAACGAACCGAACCTGTCACCAACGTCTTGGGAGCAGGTAGCCATTGAGCTTATCTCAGGAATCAGAGCTGAAAATTCCCAAATTCCCATCATCGTAGGAGCGACAAATTCCAATAGTATGTTTGAGTTGAGTAGGATGGAGCCATTTCCTTTTGAGGGATTGATTTATACATTTCATTATTATGAGCCATACATATTTACTCATCAAGGTACGGAGTGGACAGGTAATCAGCATGCTACTATGGGGATTCCCTACCCATTTCAAAAAGGGAGAATGCCTGATCTGGACAAAAAAGCCATGCATACAGCAGCTGAAGTCAATTTTAGGGATTATGAGCGTACGGGTAACTTGCTAGCTGTGGAAGATAAAATTTCACAAATAGCTGACTGGGCTCGTCGGCACAGAGTACAGCTATGGTGTACGGAGTATGGGGTGACTATTAATGCTGATGAACGTTCAAGAATAAATTATCTTGAAGATGTGCATAAAACCTTAGAAAAATATCAAATCCCTGCATTTGTGTGGGAATGGGAGGGGAATTTCGGAGTTAAAGAATTGTTAGAAACAAAGAATTGA